The Verrucomicrobium spinosum DSM 4136 = JCM 18804 genome includes a region encoding these proteins:
- a CDS encoding tape measure protein has product MADQIQINVGVNSAQFQSGIAAMGQSTSRFTSDLRTKLTGAIASFGLLTGAVTLFKKAIEKAANMQVLLSSFKVLLGSGEAAKAMMKDLADLAGRTPLGLNELAESAKKLLAFGTAPGELIQTLEMLGDVAAGTGAPLNEIAAMYGKMRVQGTLYAEDLNQLLDRGVPILSLLADKYRVNEAAVKKMASEGKVSFADLEAALRKLTGAGGDWGGMMAEQAKTLPGKLAALEDAFDRLLVAFASPLLDSFGKQADKASESMERWEGRSSSFGKALNFVIQLVDLAAIGINGIAMILGNTFTGAIAVAAQGVGGLSKAMSELFTGNFSDAAATAKKTAEDLGKVFGETLQQNLAEAMKSGDEAQKAMARMNGLDPAPIKKKEAEAATKAAEPAKAQAEVSKEEAKIRERMERLQKNEADAARDRLEGEAKINALMQERARLMQEALTAPDDDKRIDAMEEEQKIRREIEKETVKQQEEAKRKAEDQRKQDEADILAIAQAREEEAKARKEAEFEQMTPIQKIAALQQEKNQLDADAARLEESDPEQAAKKRTEAIAVGGKLREEQKKLSDDETRKADDIKSKADEEAKKRQDAMTARQQAAASVPVSSLQAVGGGGRAGPSSSSDPVLRENQRQTQSLQELVVLVRQQLGVTSAPQAAPPSV; this is encoded by the coding sequence ATGGCCGATCAAATCCAGATCAACGTCGGGGTCAATAGCGCGCAGTTCCAAAGCGGGATTGCAGCAATGGGGCAATCAACGAGCAGGTTCACCAGCGACCTACGAACGAAGCTCACTGGCGCGATTGCCTCCTTTGGCCTGCTGACTGGTGCGGTCACCTTGTTCAAGAAGGCGATTGAGAAGGCCGCCAACATGCAGGTTTTGCTGTCGAGCTTCAAAGTGTTGCTGGGATCTGGTGAGGCAGCAAAGGCGATGATGAAGGACCTTGCCGACCTGGCAGGGAGAACGCCGCTTGGCCTGAATGAGTTGGCTGAGAGCGCGAAAAAGCTGCTGGCGTTTGGCACCGCACCTGGCGAACTGATTCAAACCCTGGAGATGCTGGGCGATGTCGCCGCCGGCACAGGCGCGCCGTTGAATGAAATCGCGGCGATGTATGGAAAAATGCGGGTTCAAGGAACTTTGTATGCAGAGGACCTGAACCAACTGCTCGACCGCGGCGTTCCGATTCTCTCGCTTCTGGCCGATAAGTACCGGGTTAACGAAGCGGCTGTGAAGAAGATGGCCAGTGAGGGCAAGGTCTCGTTTGCCGACCTCGAAGCTGCACTACGCAAGCTCACCGGCGCTGGGGGCGACTGGGGGGGCATGATGGCCGAGCAGGCTAAAACGCTGCCTGGCAAGCTTGCCGCATTGGAAGACGCCTTCGACCGCTTGTTGGTGGCATTCGCCAGTCCGCTGCTGGACTCATTTGGCAAGCAGGCGGACAAGGCATCGGAATCCATGGAGCGTTGGGAGGGCCGGTCCAGTTCGTTTGGTAAAGCGCTCAATTTCGTCATTCAGCTGGTGGACCTGGCCGCGATTGGCATCAACGGAATCGCCATGATTTTGGGCAACACCTTTACGGGTGCGATTGCAGTGGCCGCGCAAGGCGTCGGTGGACTCAGCAAGGCCATGTCCGAGCTGTTCACTGGCAACTTTAGCGATGCGGCCGCCACTGCGAAAAAGACCGCGGAGGATCTGGGCAAGGTGTTCGGGGAGACTCTTCAGCAGAACCTTGCTGAAGCCATGAAGAGCGGCGATGAAGCTCAGAAGGCAATGGCCAGGATGAACGGGCTTGATCCCGCGCCCATCAAAAAGAAGGAAGCCGAGGCGGCTACCAAAGCGGCAGAACCCGCAAAGGCCCAAGCCGAGGTGTCGAAAGAGGAAGCGAAGATCCGCGAGCGCATGGAGCGCCTCCAGAAGAACGAAGCCGACGCCGCGCGAGACCGATTGGAAGGAGAGGCGAAGATCAATGCTCTGATGCAGGAGCGCGCCCGCCTTATGCAAGAGGCTCTCACCGCCCCGGATGACGACAAGCGCATCGATGCCATGGAGGAAGAGCAGAAGATCCGGAGAGAGATCGAGAAGGAGACAGTGAAGCAGCAGGAGGAAGCAAAGCGCAAAGCGGAGGACCAGCGCAAGCAAGACGAGGCCGACATCCTTGCCATTGCTCAGGCCCGCGAAGAGGAGGCCAAGGCGCGCAAGGAGGCGGAGTTCGAGCAAATGACGCCGATCCAGAAGATTGCCGCGCTGCAACAGGAGAAAAACCAACTTGATGCCGACGCCGCAAGACTGGAAGAATCCGACCCGGAGCAGGCTGCGAAGAAGAGAACCGAGGCCATCGCTGTTGGTGGCAAGTTGCGCGAGGAGCAGAAGAAGCTGTCAGATGACGAGACCCGCAAGGCGGATGACATCAAGTCTAAAGCTGACGAGGAAGCCAAGAAGCGCCAGGACGCAATGACCGCACGCCAGCAGGCGGCGGCATCCGTGCCAGTGTCCAGTCTACAGGCAGTGGGCGGCGGCGGGCGTGCTGGCCCGTCGAGCAGCTCTGATCCAGTCCTACGCGAGAACCAGCGTCAGACCCAGTCCCTGCAAGAGTTGGTCGTTCTCGTGAGGCAGCAACTAGGCGTGACATCCGCCCCCCAGGCGGCACCACCGAGCGTGTAA
- a CDS encoding replicative DNA helicase — translation MRRTIKDSSRSLITQGINNIKEPNLPQALANSTSSNMSNRTIPADTLPYSEDAEKGLLSCFLQTPDELIGDAIRTLPQEVFHQRSNRLLYGVLRDFHTAGRPIDLVSLSHHLLDSGDMDKVGGPATLADLLSFVPTPAHYEYYKGILKSKFMLRKMQQACHDGLGKIAAHDPAAPVTDTLAELEQAIIRIREEGECTGAGRSWAQLLSDATDRYEEAIRNPGQLPGMSTGYPHLDAATGGFRKGHVWTIGGGTSDGKSAFTQNLVVHLGREKVPTCIYSLEMTDDENADRLVSIFSGIPCSDLVQGLRVPAVMKSFAAASSAMRGWPLHVRDVSGIKLSALRADMRSQVRRHGVRVFFLDYLQLVTADQRGHTREREVAEMSGAMKADAKLLGVTVINLSQLNDEGKLRESRAIGQDSDVVATLHVPERAEGNDKVRMEDKRLIELVKVRGGARGVWINYDFHGPTFRFIERQRAS, via the coding sequence TTGAGAAGAACTATCAAGGACTCTTCGAGGAGCCTGATTACTCAAGGAATCAACAACATCAAGGAACCAAACCTCCCCCAGGCATTAGCAAACTCAACATCATCTAACATGAGCAACCGCACCATTCCCGCCGACACCCTTCCTTACAGTGAAGATGCAGAGAAGGGCCTCCTTTCCTGCTTCCTGCAGACCCCTGACGAGCTTATTGGCGATGCCATCCGCACGTTACCTCAAGAGGTTTTTCACCAACGCTCTAATCGGCTTTTGTACGGCGTTCTCAGGGATTTTCACACAGCAGGCCGTCCTATTGATCTCGTTTCCCTATCTCATCATCTCCTGGACAGTGGGGATATGGACAAAGTTGGCGGACCTGCCACGCTGGCGGACCTGCTGTCCTTTGTGCCGACCCCGGCGCACTACGAGTACTACAAGGGCATCCTCAAGAGCAAATTCATGCTCCGCAAGATGCAGCAGGCCTGCCACGATGGCCTCGGGAAGATTGCTGCACACGACCCGGCCGCCCCCGTCACTGATACGCTTGCAGAGCTTGAGCAGGCAATCATCCGGATTCGGGAGGAGGGGGAATGCACTGGCGCGGGTAGATCTTGGGCTCAGCTTCTCAGTGATGCCACAGACCGCTACGAGGAGGCTATAAGGAACCCTGGCCAGCTTCCTGGCATGTCTACAGGCTATCCTCACTTGGACGCAGCAACGGGCGGCTTTCGGAAGGGGCATGTATGGACGATTGGCGGCGGCACATCTGACGGGAAGTCGGCGTTTACTCAGAACCTTGTGGTTCACCTCGGGCGTGAGAAGGTGCCAACCTGCATCTATTCGCTTGAAATGACTGACGATGAAAACGCGGATCGCCTCGTTTCCATTTTCTCCGGCATTCCCTGCAGTGACTTGGTTCAAGGGCTCCGCGTTCCGGCGGTGATGAAGAGTTTTGCGGCGGCTTCCAGCGCAATGCGGGGATGGCCTTTGCATGTGCGCGACGTATCCGGCATCAAGCTTTCTGCGCTGCGGGCGGATATGCGATCCCAGGTCCGCCGTCATGGTGTGCGGGTGTTCTTCCTGGATTACCTGCAACTTGTGACTGCCGACCAGCGCGGTCACACACGTGAACGTGAAGTTGCCGAGATGAGTGGTGCCATGAAGGCTGACGCGAAGTTGCTCGGCGTGACTGTGATCAATCTATCGCAGTTGAATGATGAGGGGAAGCTGCGGGAGTCCAGGGCCATCGGCCAAGACTCAGATGTGGTGGCTACATTGCATGTGCCAGAACGCGCAGAAGGAAACGATAAGGTGAGGATGGAGGATAAGAGGTTGATCGAGTTGGTTAAAGTTCGAGGAGGCGCGCGAGGCGTCTGGATCAACTACGACTTCCATGGTCCCACCTTCCGTTTCATTGAGCGGCAAAGGGCATCATAG
- a CDS encoding helix-turn-helix domain-containing protein, whose protein sequence is MGGQMVMLCLDVDASSTQKGVLNALAARYNERTGQCNPSIGRMQLDTGYSDRAICNALSELEEGGHLKIVRNSGCKSSYLLHPQVHKGRHAQLLTPEPASGVAGHQPPNLLRGSIQEPPKEVRLPPKEVRDSNRKNRNNELLNSVILPFTSTGFANAWQEWEQHLKEKRKPLTPSCRSKQLKKAQGWGEARAIAAINFSIEKNYQGLFEEPDYSRNQQHQGTKPPPGISKLNII, encoded by the coding sequence ATGGGAGGACAAATGGTAATGTTGTGCCTGGACGTGGACGCGTCATCTACCCAAAAGGGAGTGCTCAACGCGCTCGCGGCCCGGTACAATGAGAGGACCGGCCAATGCAATCCTTCTATCGGTCGCATGCAACTGGATACAGGCTATTCAGATCGCGCAATCTGCAACGCGCTCTCGGAATTGGAGGAAGGCGGGCATCTCAAAATTGTTAGGAACTCTGGCTGCAAGTCTTCATACCTACTTCACCCGCAGGTTCACAAAGGGCGGCATGCTCAACTCCTGACCCCCGAACCTGCTTCGGGGGTGGCGGGCCATCAACCCCCGAACCTGCTTCGGGGGTCAATTCAGGAACCCCCGAAGGAGGTTCGCCTACCCCCGAAGGAGGTTCGGGACAGTAACAGGAAGAACAGGAATAATGAATTGTTGAATTCAGTAATCCTGCCCTTCACCTCTACCGGGTTTGCAAACGCGTGGCAGGAGTGGGAACAACACCTCAAAGAGAAGCGGAAGCCCCTGACGCCTTCTTGTCGAAGCAAGCAACTCAAGAAAGCCCAAGGATGGGGAGAGGCGCGCGCCATCGCTGCGATCAATTTCAGCATTGAGAAGAACTATCAAGGACTCTTCGAGGAGCCTGATTACTCAAGGAATCAACAACATCAAGGAACCAAACCTCCCCCAGGCATTAGCAAACTCAACATCATCTAA
- a CDS encoding helix-turn-helix domain-containing protein → MKTRPTATMLPDDLITVEEVAKIAVVETVTAYRWAASWLPHYKLGARCLRFSRREVMQAIANRRIAGAGERVPSAVSVG, encoded by the coding sequence GTGAAAACACGACCTACCGCCACCATGCTGCCGGACGACCTCATCACAGTCGAGGAAGTCGCCAAGATCGCAGTTGTTGAAACTGTGACCGCCTACCGCTGGGCTGCATCCTGGCTGCCTCACTACAAGCTCGGGGCCCGGTGCCTCCGATTCTCCCGCCGCGAGGTCATGCAGGCTATCGCAAACCGCCGCATCGCCGGAGCAGGGGAGAGGGTTCCCTCTGCTGTGTCTGTTGGCTAA
- a CDS encoding helix-turn-helix domain-containing protein: protein MQAHYQQAEVQVTPAYLSVDDAIRFSSISRSGLYQLMREGKVRSHCVQVSGSLKGRRLINRQSLVAYIESHNA from the coding sequence ATGCAAGCACATTATCAGCAGGCAGAAGTACAGGTCACACCTGCATACCTGAGCGTCGATGACGCTATCCGGTTCTCCTCCATCAGCCGGAGCGGTCTATATCAACTGATGCGTGAAGGCAAGGTTCGCTCTCACTGCGTCCAGGTGTCCGGAAGCCTGAAGGGACGTCGCCTCATCAATCGGCAGAGCTTGGTGGCCTACATCGAATCCCACAACGCCTGA
- a CDS encoding tyrosine-type recombinase/integrase — MPKAPVSLHEFTWEARPDLKWEVRWKHPQPGKDRLRRRFPTHKAAKDFFDEKMREVLNRGRRGAGLPEEWVRDATWAWEQLEPVGADLRTVVADYLRRHNLTQRSVNLKDAAESYLEAREGNHLAPRSLGDVRARLRRFYGDMPADCRVSDLERSDVRSWLEGLGLAAQTQRNFQRVLHTFFEWGKERGYCEENPAAIPRANTKRNKTAARPVEIFTPAELRLILETCPQELLAFHVLGAFCGIRTAELERLKWSDVDFERALVSVSPEQSKTAARRFVPLPDAAKMWLLRIEDRGGAVTRHGLESHASRQFRIALAKKGLPWKQNGMRHSFASYALALHEDAPKVSLWLGQSSPGVVFRHYRERATKTDAQAYFNTSPRP, encoded by the coding sequence ATGCCCAAAGCCCCGGTATCCCTGCACGAATTCACATGGGAAGCCCGTCCAGACTTGAAATGGGAAGTACGTTGGAAGCACCCCCAGCCTGGGAAAGACCGTCTCCGGCGGAGGTTTCCCACCCACAAGGCGGCCAAGGACTTCTTTGATGAGAAGATGCGGGAGGTTCTCAACCGGGGGCGGCGCGGGGCAGGGCTTCCGGAGGAATGGGTGCGAGATGCCACCTGGGCGTGGGAACAGCTGGAACCGGTGGGGGCCGATCTGCGTACCGTGGTGGCCGACTATCTCCGTAGGCACAACCTGACCCAGCGGAGTGTGAACCTCAAGGACGCGGCGGAAAGCTACCTTGAGGCGCGGGAGGGGAATCACTTGGCCCCTCGGTCGCTAGGGGACGTTCGCGCCCGCCTTCGTCGATTCTACGGGGACATGCCGGCGGATTGCCGAGTGAGCGACCTAGAGCGCTCCGACGTCCGGAGCTGGCTGGAAGGCTTGGGGCTGGCGGCGCAGACGCAGCGGAACTTCCAGAGGGTGCTGCACACGTTTTTCGAGTGGGGGAAGGAGCGCGGCTATTGTGAGGAGAACCCCGCCGCGATCCCGCGGGCCAATACCAAGAGGAACAAGACCGCGGCACGGCCGGTGGAGATCTTCACCCCTGCTGAGCTCCGCCTGATTCTGGAGACCTGTCCCCAAGAGCTTCTGGCCTTCCATGTGCTCGGGGCATTCTGCGGGATCCGCACCGCGGAGCTCGAGCGGCTCAAGTGGTCGGACGTGGATTTCGAGCGGGCCCTTGTCAGCGTGTCACCCGAACAATCAAAAACTGCAGCCCGTCGATTTGTACCCCTCCCTGACGCTGCCAAAATGTGGCTGCTCAGGATCGAGGACAGGGGAGGGGCTGTGACCCGCCACGGGCTGGAATCCCACGCCTCAAGACAGTTCCGCATCGCACTTGCAAAGAAGGGGCTTCCCTGGAAACAGAATGGCATGCGCCACAGTTTCGCATCCTATGCCCTGGCCCTGCACGAGGACGCCCCGAAGGTGTCCTTGTGGCTGGGGCAGTCGTCGCCGGGAGTGGTGTTCCGCCATTACCGGGAGCGCGCCACAAAGACGGATGCACAGGCTTATTTCAACACCTCACCGAGACCTTAG
- a CDS encoding site-specific integrase, with protein MPRQQGLLLRRNRYYTNFKVPLDLQAALGKEMIREALGTSDYREACRNVVYERARVAALFEDERRKLAVLNPPQAKAEKRLLTVISEREAYQMAARYLATFEHKFGKWMQDEGRFLEPHEREEMRSNVQEDEYDLARGEEYKGQPLDGTRELLQFLKDENIECAVTSPAFQTLRPLFFAAHLEYLGRSQDILKGDVARERNHQFKGVHFHSPAIVEQKNGKTINDLLELRKQTIQEFKLSQKSADASQLTARLLREVFGGDRQLSTIQPEDIRQLFDLLRRIPPNATMRYKGMTLPQAVAAADKAEDQRRLSPKTLRNNYIQITALFNLAMGEKWISENPVKSKRLSRSFEDNADTPPRPQFTIEELNRLFRSPLHTECSQGKERGGRFWVPLLSLFHGFRCNEACQLYSEDVKTVEGITFIAIREEREDGSKCEKKLKTKQSKRDVPLHPELIQLGFMDLVQERMADRSCPRLFPELKPGNKGYFSDSFSKWFARFVELTVGSGCRATMHSFRHQFRDATRAARLPAESVARLAGWEDGEGPASRQMNHYGRGAGYLRTLAEDITKIEYPGLDLSHLHATPERARRSRNQCPARIEAK; from the coding sequence ATGCCCCGCCAACAGGGTTTGCTGCTTCGCCGCAATCGCTACTACACCAACTTCAAGGTGCCTCTCGACCTCCAAGCCGCCCTTGGAAAGGAGATGATTCGCGAGGCGCTGGGAACATCCGACTATCGGGAAGCGTGCCGAAACGTCGTCTATGAGCGGGCGAGGGTTGCGGCCCTCTTTGAGGATGAACGCCGCAAGCTGGCGGTCTTGAACCCGCCACAGGCCAAGGCAGAAAAGCGGCTGCTCACGGTCATTTCTGAACGGGAAGCCTATCAAATGGCAGCCCGCTATCTGGCGACGTTTGAACACAAGTTCGGAAAATGGATGCAGGATGAAGGCCGCTTCCTTGAACCGCATGAACGCGAGGAAATGCGCTCCAATGTTCAAGAGGACGAATACGATTTGGCGCGGGGAGAGGAATACAAAGGCCAGCCGCTAGACGGCACCCGTGAGTTGCTGCAATTCCTAAAGGACGAAAACATTGAATGCGCTGTCACCAGTCCCGCTTTCCAAACGCTCCGGCCTTTGTTCTTCGCCGCGCATCTTGAGTATTTGGGACGCTCTCAAGACATCCTCAAAGGCGACGTAGCAAGAGAGCGAAACCATCAGTTCAAAGGCGTGCATTTTCATTCGCCGGCGATTGTTGAGCAGAAGAATGGGAAAACGATCAACGATCTTTTAGAACTGCGGAAGCAGACCATTCAGGAGTTCAAGCTGTCCCAAAAAAGCGCCGATGCCTCACAACTGACAGCCCGCCTTCTTCGCGAAGTTTTCGGCGGTGATCGGCAGCTTTCCACTATTCAGCCGGAAGACATCCGGCAACTCTTTGATTTGCTGCGGAGGATTCCCCCGAACGCGACAATGCGCTACAAAGGAATGACGTTGCCGCAGGCTGTAGCGGCAGCAGACAAGGCCGAAGATCAGCGGCGGTTGAGTCCGAAAACGCTGCGCAACAACTACATTCAAATCACTGCCCTGTTCAATCTGGCGATGGGGGAAAAATGGATCAGCGAAAACCCAGTTAAGAGCAAAAGACTGAGCCGGTCATTTGAAGACAATGCTGATACCCCGCCCCGCCCACAGTTCACGATTGAGGAACTGAACCGCCTTTTCCGCTCGCCGCTTCACACGGAATGCAGCCAAGGGAAGGAACGTGGCGGGCGCTTTTGGGTTCCGCTGCTGTCCCTGTTTCACGGCTTCCGCTGCAATGAAGCCTGCCAGCTCTACAGCGAGGATGTGAAGACAGTTGAAGGCATCACCTTCATTGCCATCCGCGAAGAACGGGAAGACGGCAGCAAATGCGAAAAGAAGCTCAAAACAAAGCAGAGCAAGCGCGACGTTCCTTTGCATCCTGAATTGATCCAGCTTGGCTTCATGGATTTAGTTCAAGAGCGCATGGCAGACCGTTCATGCCCTCGCCTGTTCCCAGAGCTTAAGCCCGGCAATAAGGGCTATTTTTCCGATTCTTTCTCCAAGTGGTTCGCCCGCTTCGTGGAATTGACCGTTGGCAGCGGATGCCGGGCCACCATGCACAGTTTCAGGCATCAGTTCAGAGATGCCACACGGGCCGCAAGGCTCCCCGCTGAATCGGTGGCACGTCTAGCAGGCTGGGAAGACGGTGAAGGCCCGGCAAGTCGTCAAATGAACCACTACGGCAGAGGCGCGGGCTACCTCCGCACGCTGGCGGAAGACATCACCAAGATCGAATACCCCGGCCTTGATTTGTCGCACCTTCACGCAACACCCGAAAGAGCAAGGCGAAGCCGCAACCAGTGCCCCGCGAGGATTGAGGCAAAGTGA
- a CDS encoding tail-specific protease prc, with amino-acid sequence MTTANFRIALVFSCLFWASHAFSADDSIFKEAQDATLKTLDLPLGVSGKQTLHIRLKSKGANVTYELWNAKLHMRLSEAAELSVADKLNGLEQALWQGEAVLTAGAYRMLTNPDSIGQGELKYQHWKETPSTFGKDAFLGFALLKTAQGWKINPAKRGATSSSEPPYDKVISLFTEAAESPASACSENEVEAAFSQLIHSQTADMLVLVERTLPTFADFINEDKHHEFHTPSLQFEMLPLTTAQALNGDAMAVIRVACQAHRFPKTVKSKTAKTPVPLPQTNERWKEEDAGLKWESGPSPDMKQKGDCDYVGIRKDGKWTFTTSAFLLNPVWLEKIVLIPKGEIPKPEDELPVGGNVAKRSLTGIGAGLAVKGGFVEIESLVTGGPAERSGELKIGDKIVAISADDPPSVWGRIEISDTAPKTERDLLLSEVVKQVRGAAGTAVHLKIQPAGSNAPSQIKQVKIIRAEIKVK; translated from the coding sequence ATGACCACCGCAAATTTTCGCATTGCCCTTGTTTTCTCCTGCCTCTTTTGGGCGTCACACGCATTCTCCGCAGACGATTCCATTTTCAAAGAGGCTCAAGACGCGACTCTCAAGACCCTTGATTTACCCCTTGGAGTCTCAGGCAAGCAAACGCTCCATATTCGGCTCAAGAGCAAAGGGGCAAACGTGACGTATGAACTTTGGAACGCCAAGCTACACATGCGCTTGAGTGAAGCGGCAGAGTTGAGCGTTGCCGACAAGCTAAACGGACTAGAGCAAGCCCTTTGGCAAGGTGAAGCCGTGCTAACAGCAGGAGCATACAGAATGCTCACGAATCCCGATTCTATCGGACAGGGTGAATTGAAGTATCAGCATTGGAAGGAGACGCCTTCCACCTTTGGCAAAGATGCTTTTTTGGGCTTCGCGCTGCTCAAAACCGCCCAAGGATGGAAGATCAACCCGGCCAAACGTGGAGCGACAAGCAGCAGCGAGCCGCCCTATGACAAGGTGATTTCGCTTTTCACAGAAGCCGCTGAATCGCCAGCCTCGGCTTGTTCTGAAAACGAGGTTGAGGCGGCATTCAGCCAATTGATTCACAGCCAAACCGCAGACATGCTTGTTTTGGTTGAACGAACTTTGCCGACATTCGCCGATTTCATCAATGAGGATAAGCATCACGAATTTCACACCCCATCACTGCAATTTGAAATGCTGCCTTTGACCACAGCTCAAGCCCTGAACGGCGATGCAATGGCGGTTATTCGGGTGGCTTGCCAAGCGCATCGGTTCCCCAAGACGGTCAAATCAAAGACGGCAAAGACGCCCGTGCCCTTGCCGCAAACGAACGAACGGTGGAAAGAGGAAGACGCTGGATTGAAATGGGAATCCGGCCCCTCTCCCGACATGAAGCAGAAGGGCGATTGTGATTACGTCGGCATACGCAAAGACGGCAAATGGACGTTCACGACTTCGGCTTTTTTGTTGAATCCCGTATGGCTTGAAAAAATCGTGCTCATTCCAAAAGGGGAGATTCCAAAACCAGAGGATGAACTGCCCGTTGGTGGCAACGTCGCTAAGCGTTCCCTGACAGGCATAGGTGCTGGGCTGGCAGTGAAAGGGGGCTTCGTAGAGATCGAAAGTCTTGTGACAGGAGGCCCGGCAGAGAGAAGCGGTGAACTCAAAATTGGGGACAAGATTGTGGCTATCAGTGCGGATGATCCGCCTAGCGTTTGGGGCAGAATTGAAATTTCCGACACAGCACCGAAAACCGAGCGCGACTTGCTGTTAAGCGAGGTGGTAAAACAGGTTCGCGGAGCGGCGGGCACGGCTGTTCACCTCAAAATTCAGCCCGCTGGCAGCAATGCCCCCTCACAAATCAAGCAGGTGAAAATCATTCGGGCCGAGATCAAGGTGAAGTGA
- a CDS encoding HNH endonuclease: protein MPVSLTVIKRLFAKSGNKCAFHWCKSPLIVGDLVLAEICHIRARRKGGPRYDPTLTAEARDEFKNLLLLCPTHHTEADKNPSKFTAELLTEIKDMHERGGGSEITSEIAEQAARIHAKNSAKSKRTVRSSPVKGNASATASHGSVAVSVAGHNQGNINIRVDGKGGKSKKGHAANSIGADANLSGYIEYLCDLYVKFMSPIEKDENALWARLGKHIKDRFRLRKRSRNDLPAEKFDALTEYLIHEKLAKTPVGQKHLRNGQRLCSSFDEWRALR, encoded by the coding sequence ATGCCCGTTAGCCTCACCGTTATCAAACGCCTCTTTGCAAAGTCAGGCAACAAGTGCGCTTTCCACTGGTGCAAGTCTCCTCTCATCGTGGGGGATTTGGTTCTCGCGGAAATCTGCCATATCAGAGCGAGGCGCAAGGGCGGGCCGCGATATGATCCGACATTGACCGCAGAGGCACGAGACGAATTCAAGAATCTACTGCTGCTCTGTCCAACCCATCACACGGAGGCGGACAAGAACCCTTCCAAGTTTACGGCAGAACTACTCACTGAAATCAAGGACATGCACGAGCGCGGCGGAGGAAGCGAAATTACTTCCGAAATCGCAGAGCAAGCTGCCCGCATTCATGCCAAAAACTCTGCAAAATCGAAGCGCACTGTCAGAAGCTCACCTGTCAAAGGCAACGCCTCCGCTACAGCTTCGCACGGTTCGGTTGCCGTTTCAGTTGCAGGGCACAATCAGGGCAATATCAACATTCGTGTTGATGGCAAAGGCGGGAAGTCAAAAAAGGGACACGCTGCAAACAGCATCGGTGCAGACGCCAATTTGTCCGGTTACATCGAATACTTGTGTGACTTGTATGTGAAATTCATGTCCCCAATCGAGAAGGACGAAAACGCTCTTTGGGCGAGGTTAGGAAAGCATATCAAAGACCGATTTCGCCTTAGAAAACGCAGTCGCAATGACCTTCCCGCAGAAAAATTTGATGCGCTTACGGAGTATCTGATTCACGAGAAACTGGCAAAGACACCAGTTGGGCAAAAACATCTTCGTAACGGGCAACGCCTGTGCAGTTCCTTTGATGAATGGCGAGCTTTAAGGTGA
- a CDS encoding competence protein CoiA family protein — MDDDPEFPPRFSPTREARESGCAGLLRGYAVQSTSGALVHATSVHKGDGPFICPACLADVIVRHPWRMRHHFAHHPRHSPLDTSRESRLHFECKMEIFTALRRTCPQGGWICDSRRLKANAPRGRKARKPDIGGRINGKPVVIEIQKSALGIRELIARTRDYNERGISILWVVPLKEPLGKDIFQPRLIERYLHAIYFGRVYYWLHGMGGEVLPVHFGPATRMVPFRTNENGYWEEAGWDERPYKVIRKPREFETTIPILRAFKPRKRPAFLSWGEHRPIPPALLWMDVLKPWWPRKELPRFRRFYPSTEGDFGEED, encoded by the coding sequence ATGGATGACGATCCAGAATTTCCTCCCAGATTTTCGCCCACTCGTGAGGCGAGAGAGTCGGGCTGTGCTGGATTGCTTCGGGGATATGCTGTTCAGAGCACATCAGGTGCCCTTGTTCATGCTACGAGTGTTCATAAGGGAGATGGCCCGTTCATTTGTCCGGCGTGTTTGGCTGACGTGATTGTCCGGCACCCGTGGAGAATGCGGCATCACTTCGCTCATCATCCCCGACATTCTCCACTCGATACTTCACGAGAATCCAGACTGCATTTTGAATGCAAAATGGAAATCTTTACGGCTCTGCGGAGAACTTGCCCGCAAGGAGGATGGATTTGTGATTCGCGTCGTTTGAAAGCGAATGCGCCTCGCGGGAGGAAAGCGAGGAAGCCGGATATTGGAGGTAGAATCAACGGGAAACCGGTGGTGATTGAAATCCAAAAATCAGCACTCGGAATTCGTGAGTTGATCGCTCGCACACGCGATTACAACGAGCGCGGCATTTCCATCCTTTGGGTTGTGCCGCTGAAAGAGCCTCTTGGAAAAGACATTTTTCAGCCCCGACTGATTGAGCGATACCTACACGCTATTTATTTCGGGCGTGTCTATTACTGGCTCCACGGTATGGGTGGGGAAGTCCTGCCTGTTCATTTTGGGCCAGCAACTCGGATGGTGCCGTTTAGGACAAATGAAAACGGATATTGGGAAGAGGCTGGTTGGGATGAACGGCCATACAAGGTCATTCGCAAGCCACGAGAATTCGAGACTACCATTCCCATCCTTCGCGCATTCAAACCACGCAAACGGCCTGCATTCCTGTCGTGGGGTGAACATAGGCCAATCCCGCCTGCTTTGCTTTGGATGGATGTCTTGAAGCCGTGGTGGCCTCGAAAGGAACTGCCTCGCTTTCGCCGATTCTACCCGTCAACAGAAGGAGACTTTGGCGAGGAGGATTAA